A region of Gemmatimonadota bacterium DNA encodes the following proteins:
- a CDS encoding cysteine desulfurase-like protein produces MSEVQSVSAIRAEFAALERRHLGTPVAYFDGPGGTQVPRAVVQAITDYLTNHNANTHWLYPSSIETDALLSAARETYAAFFNGAASEVVFGNNMTTLTFHMARALGRGWQAGDEVVVTELDHHANLAPWQALARERGIVLRMLPLDLETFRLRLDLLPGLINSRTKLVAIGAASNALGTITDVAEAARIAHAAGALVYVDGVHYSPHVLPDVQALGCDFFVCSSYKFFGPHAGILWGRRELLESLDAPKLEPAPDTAPERFETGTQNHEGIVGAAAAVQWLASLAGNVGALRPRLERTYQVLHEREAELFQRLWDGLGGVPGLVRYGPPPGIPRTATIAFTLKDIPSADVAAQLVDDACFVSNGDFYATTVARRLKLESAGLVRIGAACYTTADEIDRVVSGVARIGAHH; encoded by the coding sequence ATGAGCGAGGTTCAGTCGGTCAGCGCGATTCGCGCGGAATTCGCGGCACTCGAGCGCCGCCATCTCGGGACGCCAGTGGCCTATTTCGATGGCCCCGGCGGCACCCAGGTCCCGCGAGCCGTGGTCCAGGCCATCACCGACTACCTCACCAACCACAACGCCAACACTCACTGGCTCTATCCGTCGAGTATCGAGACCGACGCGCTCCTCTCCGCGGCACGCGAGACCTACGCGGCGTTCTTCAACGGTGCCGCCAGCGAAGTCGTCTTCGGCAACAACATGACGACCCTCACCTTCCATATGGCGCGCGCACTTGGCCGTGGCTGGCAGGCCGGCGATGAAGTGGTGGTAACGGAGCTCGACCACCACGCCAACCTGGCACCGTGGCAGGCGCTTGCGAGGGAGCGGGGCATTGTGCTCCGCATGTTGCCACTCGACCTCGAGACCTTCCGCCTTCGGCTCGACCTGCTTCCGGGGCTCATCAACTCCCGCACGAAGCTCGTCGCCATCGGCGCGGCCTCGAATGCGCTCGGCACCATCACCGACGTGGCCGAGGCCGCGCGGATCGCGCACGCGGCCGGTGCCCTCGTCTACGTCGATGGCGTGCACTACTCCCCCCACGTGCTTCCGGATGTGCAGGCGCTCGGCTGTGACTTCTTTGTCTGCTCGTCGTACAAGTTTTTCGGACCACACGCCGGTATCCTCTGGGGCCGCCGGGAGCTGCTCGAGTCGCTCGACGCGCCCAAGCTCGAACCGGCGCCTGACACGGCGCCTGAACGGTTCGAGACCGGGACGCAGAACCACGAAGGCATCGTCGGCGCAGCTGCTGCGGTGCAATGGCTCGCCTCGCTGGCTGGGAACGTGGGTGCGCTGCGGCCCCGGCTGGAACGAACCTATCAGGTCCTCCACGAGCGGGAGGCGGAATTGTTCCAGCGGCTCTGGGATGGGCTCGGCGGGGTGCCCGGCCTCGTTCGCTATGGCCCGCCGCCGGGGATACCCCGGACGGCGACCATCGCGTTCACGCTCAAGGACATCCCGAGCGCAGATGTCGCCGCGCAACTCGTCGATGATGCCTGCTTCGTTTCCAACGGCGACTTCTACGCCACCACGGTTGCGCGCCGACTCAAGCTTGAATCAGCAGGGCTGGTGCGGATCGGTGCCGCGTGCTACACCACCGCCGACGAAATTGACCGAGTTGTGTCAGGCGTCGCGCGCATTGGAGCGCATCACTAG
- a CDS encoding protein kinase: MTQSPGDSQAPPPDGDRLRQRLALAVGSSLRIERELLGGGMSRVFVAADIALGRKVVIKVFSSAGGVSPERFHQEMLLSASLHHPHIVPILAAGVFDDCPWYSMPFVEGRSLRERMTAEGQLPIRDVLRILRDVGRACSHAHAHGIVHRDIKPENVLLAGDAAMIIDFGIAKALGAALTGNASQPGLTRVGFTLGTPTYMAPEQASADPALDHRADLYAIGVVAFELLAGRPPFQGASSHEILKAHIADPVPDLSRVRANTPPPLVALIERCLAKSPGGRPASAGELVEQFETILGASGSSERIVATGRLRWGKRIIAGAILTVALAVAVPAVRRFASVSSATVAPVKLASIAVLRFVPRGDDSASKWLADGLSDDLAAQLATTPGLRIASRMSVDQVGRADLSPRRMAETLGVKTLLDGVVRREGNELRIIAQLVEGPTGEVLWTGTFRGTPSDAGRFVEQVLGNVRGVLLDSAAAAQSTTPAVRDPAAYADYLRGRALVGTRRDTAIVQAVSAFESAVRRDSTLVAGWSGLAEALMLLPLYANVPTRDVAPSAERALARALALRPDDPGAILIRGLLYRSQWRWAMAETDLRHAVLLSGTASARQALGELLLVRGRSSEALAQFDSASAVEPSAPLPWALAGVAHALLGQRAEADRALTRARAADSANPSIHFLGGAALLYLDRDRDGLVELQLASRLAPRQPLLRGLLAQALARRGDSNGARRERDALRSLAGEAGVAGGLLHAELAVGDTAAAITALERAVKESDPIFTSEPLSTPLFRSIAGSSRTREALRVVGLLPPPGGS, encoded by the coding sequence ATGACGCAATCACCTGGAGATTCGCAAGCCCCGCCGCCCGACGGCGACCGACTGCGCCAGCGGCTCGCGCTGGCCGTCGGCAGTTCGCTGCGGATCGAGCGCGAACTGCTCGGCGGCGGGATGTCCCGGGTCTTCGTGGCCGCCGACATCGCCCTTGGCCGAAAGGTCGTGATCAAGGTCTTCTCATCTGCGGGGGGCGTCTCCCCCGAGCGCTTCCATCAGGAAATGCTGCTCTCCGCGTCGCTGCACCATCCGCATATCGTCCCGATTCTCGCCGCCGGTGTCTTCGACGACTGCCCCTGGTATTCGATGCCGTTCGTCGAGGGGCGCTCGCTGCGGGAGCGGATGACGGCCGAAGGGCAGCTCCCGATTCGCGACGTGTTGCGCATTCTTCGCGACGTCGGCCGGGCGTGCAGCCACGCGCACGCCCACGGGATCGTGCATCGCGATATCAAGCCCGAAAATGTGCTGCTCGCAGGCGATGCCGCCATGATCATCGACTTCGGGATCGCCAAGGCGCTGGGTGCGGCGCTCACCGGCAACGCGAGTCAACCCGGGCTTACCCGTGTCGGCTTTACCCTCGGCACGCCGACATACATGGCCCCCGAGCAGGCGTCGGCCGATCCCGCGCTCGATCACCGCGCCGACCTCTACGCCATTGGTGTCGTTGCCTTCGAACTCCTTGCCGGGCGGCCCCCTTTCCAGGGCGCCTCGTCGCACGAGATCCTCAAGGCGCACATCGCCGATCCGGTTCCCGACCTTTCGCGTGTGCGCGCGAACACGCCGCCGCCGCTCGTCGCGCTCATCGAACGTTGTCTCGCGAAATCGCCCGGTGGGCGCCCCGCATCGGCAGGGGAACTGGTAGAGCAGTTCGAAACCATTCTGGGCGCCAGTGGCAGCTCGGAGCGCATTGTCGCAACCGGCCGGTTACGCTGGGGCAAGCGGATCATCGCCGGAGCAATTCTGACGGTAGCGCTCGCCGTCGCCGTTCCGGCGGTGCGGCGATTTGCTTCGGTCTCCTCCGCGACGGTCGCTCCCGTGAAGCTCGCCTCGATCGCGGTACTTCGTTTCGTCCCGCGGGGCGACGACAGCGCGAGCAAGTGGCTGGCCGATGGCCTGAGTGATGATCTCGCCGCGCAGCTGGCAACAACGCCCGGGCTACGCATTGCGTCACGAATGAGCGTCGATCAGGTCGGACGCGCGGACCTCTCTCCCCGACGGATGGCCGAGACGCTGGGCGTGAAGACGCTGCTCGATGGCGTCGTGCGGCGCGAGGGGAACGAGCTCCGGATCATCGCGCAACTGGTCGAAGGTCCGACGGGCGAGGTGCTCTGGACTGGCACCTTCAGGGGGACGCCGAGCGACGCAGGGCGTTTTGTGGAGCAGGTTCTCGGCAATGTCCGCGGCGTGCTGCTCGACTCGGCGGCTGCGGCACAATCGACCACGCCGGCGGTGCGTGATCCTGCGGCGTACGCCGACTATCTCCGTGGTCGCGCCCTGGTCGGGACGCGTCGCGACACGGCGATTGTGCAGGCGGTCTCGGCGTTCGAGTCGGCGGTGCGCCGGGACTCCACGCTGGTGGCCGGGTGGTCGGGACTCGCCGAAGCGCTGATGCTGCTGCCGCTCTACGCCAATGTGCCCACTCGCGACGTTGCGCCATCCGCGGAACGCGCACTCGCGCGGGCGCTGGCCCTCCGACCCGATGATCCGGGAGCGATCCTGATCCGCGGGTTACTCTACCGATCGCAATGGCGCTGGGCGATGGCGGAAACGGACTTGCGCCATGCAGTGCTCTTGAGCGGCACCGCATCGGCACGCCAGGCGCTGGGCGAGCTGTTGCTGGTGCGTGGTCGGAGCAGCGAAGCACTCGCACAATTCGATTCTGCAAGTGCAGTCGAGCCCTCAGCGCCATTGCCCTGGGCGCTTGCCGGCGTCGCGCACGCCTTGCTCGGCCAGAGGGCGGAGGCCGACCGCGCACTCACTCGGGCGCGGGCCGCGGACTCGGCCAACCCTTCCATCCACTTTCTGGGCGGCGCCGCCTTGCTCTACCTCGATCGCGATCGCGACGGACTCGTCGAGTTGCAGCTCGCGAGCCGGCTCGCGCCGCGTCAGCCGTTGTTGCGGGGGCTGCTGGCCCAGGCGCTTGCGCGCCGTGGCGACAGTAACGGCGCGCGACGGGAGCGCGATGCGCTTCGCAGCCTGGCAGGGGAGGCTGGCGTCGCAGGTGGGCTGCTGCACGCGGAGCTGGCAGTGGGAGATACTGCGGCAGCGATCACGGCGCTCGAGCGAGCGGTCAAGGAGTCGGACCCGATCTTCACGTCCGAGCCGCTGAGTACGCCGCTGTTTCGGTCTATCGCAGGGAGTTCACGAACCCGTGAGGCGCTTCGGGTCGTCGGGCTGCTCCCGCCCCCAGGCGGGAGTTGA
- a CDS encoding zinc dependent phospholipase C family protein: MIQFAALLIVAAIALCFPDALHAWTPGTHVVLGERILSSLHLLPGSVADLLRAFPYDFLYGNIAADTTMAKKYAPADRHCHAWHVGREVYDLAPSDALSAFGLGYLSHLAADTVAHNHFVPRQLVVTSSTRTMGHTYWESRVESMLGEEVPRAARDLLRLDHRPADAHLERILSPTIFSVRTNRRLFRGMVHLTDSRPWQLGMQVATEQSRWELSEPLIARYLDTATEQIRSVLSGPASPVFQIDPNGEAEILRSKSVRREALRGAGRRDHEWISAVADAHFGLPDAKAPAVGSTPAWGREQPDDPKRLTGS, translated from the coding sequence GTGATCCAGTTTGCGGCGCTGCTGATCGTGGCAGCGATCGCACTCTGCTTCCCGGATGCCCTGCACGCCTGGACGCCGGGCACCCATGTCGTGCTCGGCGAACGAATCCTCTCTTCCCTGCACCTGCTCCCCGGCTCCGTTGCCGACCTGTTACGCGCCTTCCCGTACGACTTTCTCTATGGCAACATTGCGGCCGACACGACGATGGCCAAGAAATACGCTCCGGCCGATCGACACTGTCACGCCTGGCACGTCGGTCGCGAAGTGTATGATCTCGCACCGAGCGATGCCCTGAGTGCGTTTGGCCTGGGCTATCTCTCGCATCTCGCGGCCGACACAGTGGCACACAATCACTTCGTGCCGCGCCAGCTCGTGGTCACCAGCAGCACCCGCACGATGGGGCATACCTACTGGGAGAGCCGGGTCGAATCGATGCTCGGCGAGGAAGTGCCACGGGCGGCGCGCGATCTGCTCCGGCTCGATCACCGTCCTGCCGACGCGCATCTGGAGCGCATCCTTTCGCCGACGATCTTCTCGGTTCGCACCAACCGCCGTCTCTTCCGCGGCATGGTGCATCTCACCGACTCGCGCCCGTGGCAACTTGGCATGCAGGTCGCGACCGAACAGAGCCGGTGGGAATTGTCGGAGCCGCTGATCGCACGCTATCTCGATACGGCAACTGAACAGATCCGTTCGGTGCTCAGCGGGCCGGCCTCGCCGGTCTTCCAGATCGATCCCAATGGTGAAGCGGAGATTCTGCGCAGCAAGTCGGTGCGACGGGAAGCACTGCGGGGCGCGGGGCGTCGCGACCACGAGTGGATATCGGCAGTCGCGGATGCGCATTTCGGGCTCCCCGATGCCAAGGCGCCGGCGGTGGGTTCAACTCCCGCCTGGGGGCGGGAGCAGCCCGACGACCCGAAGCGCCTCACGGGTTCGTGA
- the murA gene encoding UDP-N-acetylglucosamine 1-carboxyvinyltransferase, whose product MPPRFVVTGGRQLSGTIRPAGNKNAALPVIAATLLADGPVALDNIPRIRDVETLLEIIADLGASVSWNGPNALTIDTRNVQPKPLDPVLCTRIRASILLAGPLLARFGQVVLPPPGGDVIGRRRVDTHFLALERLGASVSVGDRFEISAKQLVGAEIFLDEPSVTGTENALMAAVMAKGRTVLRNAACEPHVQDTARVLVAMGAKIDGIGSNTYTIEGGLPLGGASYSIGADHIEIGSFIGLAAVTNGQITIEGVRADDLRSTLLGFDRLGIRPRIDGDNLIVDAGQERRVRPDLGGHVPKLEDGPWPAFPADVMSIAIVAATQCEGMVLIHEKMFESRLFFVDKLVGMGARIVLCDPHRAVISGPSALRGSKVESPDIRAGMAMLLAALAAEGTSTIHNIGQIERGYEKIDVRLRALGAEIERVDD is encoded by the coding sequence ATGCCTCCACGCTTCGTGGTCACCGGCGGTCGCCAGCTTTCCGGCACGATCCGCCCCGCAGGAAACAAGAACGCGGCCCTGCCGGTCATCGCAGCCACGTTGCTCGCCGACGGGCCGGTCGCGCTCGACAACATTCCCCGGATTCGCGATGTCGAGACGCTGCTCGAGATCATCGCCGACCTCGGGGCATCGGTCTCGTGGAACGGTCCCAACGCGCTGACCATCGATACCCGGAATGTCCAGCCCAAACCGCTCGACCCGGTGCTCTGCACCCGGATTCGGGCGTCGATTCTTCTAGCGGGGCCCCTTCTCGCCCGGTTCGGGCAGGTCGTGCTTCCTCCGCCGGGTGGAGACGTGATTGGGCGTCGTCGCGTAGACACCCACTTCCTCGCGCTCGAGCGCCTCGGCGCGTCGGTGAGTGTGGGTGATCGCTTCGAAATCTCCGCCAAACAGCTGGTGGGTGCCGAAATCTTCCTGGATGAGCCGAGTGTCACCGGGACCGAGAATGCCCTGATGGCGGCGGTGATGGCCAAGGGTCGGACGGTCCTGCGGAACGCTGCCTGCGAGCCGCACGTCCAGGACACCGCCCGCGTGCTGGTCGCGATGGGCGCGAAGATCGACGGGATCGGCAGCAACACCTACACCATCGAAGGAGGACTCCCACTCGGCGGCGCCAGCTACAGCATCGGGGCAGACCACATCGAGATCGGCTCCTTCATCGGCCTTGCAGCCGTGACCAACGGCCAGATCACGATCGAGGGAGTTCGCGCCGACGATTTGCGCAGCACCCTGCTCGGCTTCGACCGGCTCGGCATCCGGCCGCGCATCGATGGCGACAATCTCATCGTCGATGCGGGTCAGGAGCGGCGCGTTCGCCCCGATCTCGGGGGACACGTCCCGAAGCTCGAAGACGGGCCGTGGCCAGCCTTCCCGGCCGACGTCATGTCGATTGCCATCGTTGCTGCTACCCAGTGCGAGGGGATGGTGCTGATCCACGAGAAGATGTTCGAGTCGCGACTCTTCTTCGTCGACAAGCTGGTGGGGATGGGGGCGCGGATCGTCCTCTGTGACCCGCACCGAGCGGTCATCAGCGGGCCTTCCGCCTTGCGCGGCAGCAAGGTCGAGTCGCCCGACATCCGCGCCGGCATGGCGATGCTGCTGGCGGCGCTCGCGGCCGAAGGGACCAGCACTATCCATAACATCGGGCAGATCGAGCGCGGCTACGAGAAGATCGACGTCCGGCTGCGCGCGCTCGGCGCCGAAATCGAGCGTGTCGACGACTGA
- a CDS encoding polyphenol oxidase family protein: MSTTDELPVPGELPLWEVPGWRERFGVVAGITGRGRGEEPFDLGLWGRAQVGAVMGRWRQFLSHFADFPGALLAHQVHGGRVLCHESAPAGWTLFEGADGHVTSQPGRLLLVTVADCVPVYLVAPRQRAVALLHAGWRGTAAGILANGVALLGARTGARPEEIVGHAGVAISGPCYEVGAEVMTGVGEQALGPGPWHLDLRSVLKSQAETIGIREFTLSTHCTSRERADFFSHRGSGGADGRMVAYLGLPETRD; encoded by the coding sequence GTGTCGACGACTGACGAGCTGCCCGTTCCGGGCGAACTCCCGCTCTGGGAAGTTCCGGGATGGCGTGAGCGCTTCGGCGTGGTTGCCGGCATCACTGGCCGGGGCAGGGGCGAAGAGCCGTTTGACCTCGGCCTCTGGGGCCGCGCTCAGGTGGGCGCAGTGATGGGGCGCTGGCGTCAGTTCCTGAGCCATTTCGCTGATTTCCCCGGGGCGCTTCTGGCCCACCAGGTCCACGGCGGTCGGGTACTCTGCCACGAATCGGCTCCCGCCGGCTGGACCCTCTTCGAGGGCGCCGACGGCCACGTCACCAGCCAGCCCGGCCGGCTGCTGCTCGTGACAGTGGCTGATTGTGTCCCGGTCTATCTCGTGGCTCCCCGACAGCGCGCAGTCGCCCTCCTCCACGCCGGCTGGCGCGGCACCGCGGCAGGAATCCTGGCCAACGGGGTCGCCCTGCTGGGGGCGCGCACCGGCGCCCGCCCCGAGGAAATCGTCGGCCACGCCGGGGTGGCCATCTCCGGGCCATGCTACGAGGTGGGCGCCGAGGTGATGACCGGCGTCGGGGAGCAGGCTTTGGGGCCCGGGCCGTGGCATCTCGACCTCAGGTCAGTTCTCAAGTCGCAAGCGGAAACCATTGGAATCAGAGAGTTTACGCTCTCGACGCACTGCACCTCCAGAGAGCGTGCTGACTTCTTCTCCCACCGGGGGAGTGGCGGGGCTGATGGGAGGATGGTGGCGTACTTGGGACTACCAGAGACCAGAGACTAG
- the rimP gene encoding ribosome maturation factor RimP, producing MTTTDLSPEALRAAVDDLGFELVDVRIAGSATRRIVRLRIDVPGGGRRGHGITSSDCETVSRALEQQLEIAGVVGPAWTLEVSSPGIERPIRFVEHWRRYIGRAIRIKAAGVPGQQQARITAVPDDLHVTLELGGAPVTLSLEAIKEATLVVDWSTAGNREAGES from the coding sequence GTGACCACCACCGATCTCAGCCCAGAGGCGCTCCGCGCCGCCGTGGATGACCTCGGATTCGAACTGGTGGACGTTCGCATCGCTGGTTCGGCGACACGCCGAATCGTGCGATTGCGCATTGACGTGCCCGGTGGCGGACGACGTGGTCACGGCATCACGAGCAGCGATTGCGAGACCGTGTCGCGCGCGCTGGAGCAGCAGCTCGAGATCGCCGGCGTCGTGGGGCCGGCGTGGACCCTCGAGGTCTCGTCGCCGGGTATCGAACGGCCGATCCGTTTCGTCGAGCACTGGCGCCGCTACATCGGGCGGGCGATCCGCATCAAGGCCGCTGGAGTTCCGGGGCAGCAACAGGCACGCATCACCGCTGTCCCCGACGATTTGCACGTGACACTCGAGCTGGGCGGGGCACCCGTCACGCTGTCCCTTGAGGCGATCAAGGAGGCCACCCTGGTGGTCGACTGGTCAACCGCTGGTAACCGGGAAGCAGGAGAATCGTAG
- the nusA gene encoding transcription termination factor NusA, whose translation MATSAEMLSAFRELSNTKQLERSELLDLLRDGIHAALMKKYGPNVRFELNVDELQGTLSVTRLRQVVDAVEDSSAQVSVEEARFEDPDFQVGDVLEEEVPFETFGRLAVQAAKQRIIQRVREGERNRIRDEFTSKVGELLSGEIQQVERGKFVIMLNRFREAEAIVPYREQNHREHFHQGDTIRAVLKRIEETPKGPRLILSRGDPLFVVALFKLEVPEIQQGIVEVRGIAREVGSRTKVAVISRDDAIDPVGACVGLKGSRVQAVVNELGGERIDIVPWSPDPERFARLALAPARVAKVFSDPATKTIQAVVDEDQLSLAIGRNGQNVRLASELTGWKIDLYSSREWLERGGEGPLFSPIAAEDDPEARVPLAQLEGLSPELVAILDQAGFSALNDVIDLESDDIERIPGMTPGITEELLKFLSELTEEEPEGGDAPAA comes from the coding sequence ATGGCGACGTCCGCCGAAATGCTGTCGGCCTTCCGTGAATTGTCGAACACGAAGCAGCTTGAGCGCTCGGAACTGCTCGATCTGTTGCGCGACGGCATTCACGCCGCGCTGATGAAGAAGTACGGTCCGAATGTCCGCTTCGAGCTCAATGTCGACGAGCTGCAGGGGACGCTCTCGGTTACCCGGCTCCGGCAGGTGGTCGACGCGGTCGAGGATTCGAGCGCGCAGGTCTCGGTCGAAGAGGCGCGCTTCGAGGATCCCGACTTCCAGGTCGGCGATGTCCTCGAGGAAGAAGTGCCCTTCGAGACTTTCGGCCGGCTCGCGGTGCAGGCCGCGAAGCAGCGGATCATCCAGCGGGTCCGCGAAGGCGAGCGCAATCGCATCCGCGACGAGTTCACCAGCAAGGTCGGTGAGCTGCTCTCCGGCGAGATCCAGCAGGTCGAGCGCGGCAAGTTCGTGATCATGCTCAATCGCTTCCGCGAAGCCGAAGCGATCGTGCCGTACCGCGAACAGAATCATCGCGAGCACTTCCATCAGGGCGACACCATTCGCGCCGTGTTGAAGCGCATCGAGGAAACGCCCAAGGGCCCGCGACTCATTCTCTCGCGCGGCGACCCGCTCTTCGTGGTCGCACTGTTCAAGCTGGAAGTGCCCGAGATCCAGCAGGGCATCGTGGAAGTCCGCGGCATCGCCCGCGAAGTCGGCTCCCGCACCAAGGTTGCCGTCATCTCACGTGATGACGCCATCGACCCGGTCGGCGCCTGCGTCGGTCTCAAGGGATCGCGCGTGCAGGCCGTGGTGAACGAACTCGGCGGCGAGCGGATCGATATCGTCCCCTGGTCGCCCGATCCCGAGCGCTTCGCGCGCCTGGCGCTGGCGCCCGCGCGCGTGGCCAAGGTCTTCTCCGATCCGGCCACCAAGACGATTCAGGCCGTCGTCGACGAAGACCAGCTCTCGCTGGCGATCGGCCGCAACGGGCAGAACGTTCGCCTCGCATCGGAGCTGACGGGCTGGAAGATCGACCTCTATTCGAGCCGCGAATGGCTCGAGCGCGGGGGCGAAGGCCCGCTCTTCTCGCCGATCGCGGCCGAGGACGATCCCGAAGCGCGCGTCCCGCTGGCGCAGCTCGAAGGGCTGTCCCCGGAGCTCGTGGCGATTCTTGATCAGGCCGGCTTCTCGGCGCTGAATGATGTGATCGATCTGGAGTCCGACGACATCGAGCGGATTCCCGGCATGACCCCCGGCATCACCGAGGAGCTGTTGAAGTTCCTGTCGGAGCTGACCGAGGAGGAGCCCGAGGGTGGAGACGCCCCCGCGGCCTGA
- a CDS encoding ribosomal L7Ae/L30e/S12e/Gadd45 family protein, with amino-acid sequence METPPRPDGNDRVLALLGLGAAGGNVVAGVDGTRAFLKRQKCFAVVLAEDASPRAMEKVKRLAVATGIPIVIGPSADRMGQRLGRPPVMVVGVKDRALAAGILAASAPRDGT; translated from the coding sequence GTGGAGACGCCCCCGCGGCCTGACGGCAATGATCGCGTCCTCGCCCTGCTCGGGCTGGGCGCGGCCGGTGGCAATGTGGTGGCCGGTGTCGACGGAACCCGCGCGTTCCTGAAACGGCAGAAGTGTTTCGCGGTGGTGCTCGCGGAGGATGCGTCGCCCCGCGCGATGGAAAAGGTGAAGCGACTGGCAGTGGCCACCGGAATCCCGATTGTCATCGGGCCCTCGGCCGACCGGATGGGGCAACGCCTCGGGCGCCCGCCGGTGATGGTGGTAGGAGTGAAGGACCGAGCGTTGGCGGCGGGAATTCTCGCGGCGAGTGCGCCTCGGGACGGGACCTGA